A window of Nicotiana tabacum cultivar K326 chromosome 24, ASM71507v2, whole genome shotgun sequence contains these coding sequences:
- the LOC107770511 gene encoding uncharacterized protein LOC107770511 — protein sequence MISEGNTDAKWSEKKMEKEDGLRTVECLRGRLLAERAASRKAKEDAELLGNKLIELENKLKEETRSRNKAEKKLNFFIKKLESLNISYVSDESEHSSLLDTSEISSITSATVSSTKPSEDKEQNSQFTGSMVSEFVESIGRRKSSSEYLDDHSQELISQKCEKKEPIQKGISQEKSINLEQNATQMTISSKDDHSHSKGEQHLGKSSELQISNSDVNSSKSSLKEQEKNGEDETHQQEENVSNSLALVPIDLPKPKETIDPVVLDTTVREVLDALRHAKEKLQTQLERRSMIRVG from the exons ATgatatctgaaggaaatacagATGCAAAATGGAG tgagaagaaaatggaaaaagaagatgGTTTGAGGACAGTGGAATGTCTAAGAGGAAGATTACTTGCAGAGAGGGCAGcttcaagaaaagcaaaagaggaTGCTGAGCTTCTTGGAAACAAG CTGATTGAGCTGGAGAATAAGTTGAAGGAAGAGACAAGATCAAGAAACAAAGCTGAGAAGAAGCTCAATTTTTTTATAAAGAAACTCGAGTCGTTGAACATATCTTATGTTTCAGATGAATCAGAACACTCAAGCTTATTGGACACAAGTGAAATTTCATCTATAACATCCGCAACTGTTAGCAGCACCAAACCCTCTGAAGATAAAGAgcaaaattctcaatttacaGGTTCTATGGTCAGTGAGTTTGTAGAGTCAATTGGACGTAGAAAATCCAGCTCTGAATATCTTGATGATCATTCTCAAGAGCTCATATCCCAAAAATGTGAGAAAAAGGAACCAATTCAGAAGGGAATATCTCAAGAAAAATCAATCAATTTGGAGCAAAATGCCACACAAATGACTATTTCTAGCAAAGATGATCACAGTCATTCTAAGGGTGAACAACATCTTGGAAAATCAAGTGAGCTTCAAATCTCAAATTCAGATGTCAATAG CTCAAAATCTTCACTCAAAGAGCAAGAGAAAAATGGAGAAGATGAAACACATCAGCAAGAGGAGAATGTCAGTAACTCTTTGGCATTAGTTCCTATAGATTTGCCAAAGCCAAAGGAAACCATTGATCCAGTTGTTCTTGACACTACTGTGAGAGAAGTTCTTGATGCATTAAGGCATGCTAAAGAGAAATTGCAGACTCAATTGGAGAGAAGAAGTATGATTAGAGTTGGCTAA